Proteins from one Gemmatimonadota bacterium genomic window:
- a CDS encoding nucleotidyltransferase domain-containing protein, which yields MNKQISMCDTLPRDLRNAKKTSDAWPTERLSYLRTYLDTTWENIYTHHQSGASGGAVVAALTQRVDTLIQALYAEAKEEHGEPTGFAVIAQGGYGRGALNPHSDIDLLFLFYKKVREGDPITRAILHTLWDLRF from the coding sequence TTGAATAAACAAATCTCCATGTGTGATACCCTCCCACGCGATCTGCGCAACGCAAAAAAAACATCAGACGCCTGGCCCACCGAACGCCTGTCGTACCTGCGAACCTATCTCGACACCACCTGGGAAAATATTTATACACATCACCAGAGCGGCGCATCGGGCGGTGCTGTGGTTGCAGCACTCACACAGCGCGTCGATACACTCATCCAGGCACTGTATGCCGAAGCAAAAGAAGAACACGGTGAGCCAACCGGATTTGCCGTAATCGCGCAAGGGGGATATGGCAGGGGAGCGCTCAATCCCCACTCGGATATCGACCTGTTATTTCTCTTTTACAAAAAAGTCCGCGAAGGCGACCCCATAACGCGCGCGATTCTCCACACCCTGTGGGATCTGCGATTT
- the glgC gene encoding glucose-1-phosphate adenylyltransferase: MKGLDMPDDTLTMILAGGQGSRLYPLTRNQAKPAVPFGGMYRIIDFTLSNCLNSNLRRIYILTQYMSTSLDRHLQRGWSIFNPELDEFIFEVPPQFRLAGNWYRGTADAIFQNIDILERERPDRVLILGGDHVYKMDYSKMLAFHDSANADLTVACIEVPIKNATELGVMAIDYESRIVGFEEKPDHPKPTPHNPNLALASMGIYIFSTEVLVRQLSEDAKRDTAHDFGQNIIPSMVDSGRVFAYNFKHGNRNSTVYWRDIGLLDAYWEANMDLVSETPEFDLHDPNWPIRTHAHPYPPSRLHIRPQNSSLLVVAQGCVIANARVERSVISAGVHIDSGAQITDSVLMEGVKVGANAQLHRVIADEGVVIPDGAQIGINREDDRRRFTVTDSGVVAISKGLPIE; encoded by the coding sequence GTGAAAGGTCTTGACATGCCCGACGATACGCTAACCATGATCCTCGCCGGAGGCCAGGGATCGCGGCTTTATCCCCTCACGCGCAATCAGGCCAAACCCGCCGTGCCCTTCGGCGGCATGTACCGCATCATTGACTTTACCCTCTCCAACTGCCTCAACTCCAACTTGCGCCGCATATATATTCTCACGCAATACATGTCAACATCTCTCGACCGGCATTTGCAACGCGGCTGGTCCATTTTCAATCCCGAACTCGACGAATTTATCTTTGAAGTCCCGCCCCAATTCCGCCTTGCCGGCAACTGGTATCGCGGCACAGCCGACGCCATTTTTCAAAATATCGACATCCTCGAACGCGAGCGTCCCGACCGCGTCCTCATTCTGGGCGGCGACCACGTGTACAAAATGGATTACAGCAAGATGCTCGCCTTTCACGACAGCGCAAATGCCGACCTCACGGTAGCCTGCATTGAAGTACCCATCAAAAATGCCACCGAATTGGGCGTCATGGCAATCGACTATGAATCTCGCATTGTCGGCTTTGAAGAAAAACCCGACCATCCCAAACCCACACCACACAATCCCAATCTCGCCCTGGCCTCAATGGGCATCTACATCTTCAGCACAGAAGTCCTCGTGCGCCAACTCTCTGAAGATGCCAAACGCGACACAGCCCACGACTTTGGTCAAAATATCATCCCCTCAATGGTCGATTCGGGGCGCGTCTTTGCGTACAACTTCAAGCACGGCAATCGCAATTCGACCGTGTACTGGCGCGACATCGGCCTCCTCGATGCGTACTGGGAAGCCAACATGGACCTCGTTTCTGAAACCCCCGAATTCGACCTGCACGACCCGAACTGGCCCATCCGCACACACGCACACCCGTATCCGCCTTCGCGCCTGCACATTCGACCGCAAAACAGTTCTCTTCTCGTAGTCGCACAGGGATGTGTTATTGCCAATGCGCGGGTCGAGCGCTCAGTCATCTCTGCGGGTGTTCACATAGACTCCGGCGCACAAATCACCGATTCGGTGCTCATGGAAGGCGTCAAAGTCGGTGCCAATGCCCAACTTCACCGCGTCATCGCCGATGAAGGCGTCGTCATTCCAGATGGTGCCCAAATTGGGATTAACCGCGAAGACGACCGCCGGCGTTTCACCGTGACAGATAGCGGCGTCGTAGCCATTTCCAAAGGACTACCCATTGAATAA
- a CDS encoding response regulator yields the protein MKNILIADDDQNLALLYEQELTDEGYCVDVVHDAQTAIERVKENPPDLLILDIRMPGMDGIEALNHILGINNQLPVILNTAYSNHKDNYLTWSANAYVVKSSDLSELKTAISDVLNGERS from the coding sequence ATGAAAAACATCCTCATTGCCGATGACGATCAAAATCTGGCATTGCTCTACGAGCAAGAACTCACCGATGAGGGGTATTGTGTGGATGTGGTTCACGACGCGCAAACCGCGATTGAGCGCGTCAAAGAAAATCCACCGGATCTCTTAATACTCGACATTCGAATGCCCGGCATGGACGGCATTGAAGCCCTCAACCACATTCTGGGGATAAACAACCAGTTACCCGTTATTCTCAACACCGCTTATAGCAATCACAAAGACAATTACCTCACCTGGTCAGCCAATGCCTATGTGGTCAAGTCATCGGACCTGTCAGAACTCAAAACCGCCATAAGCGATGTGCTGAACGGTGAAAGGTCTTGA